The Kluyveromyces lactis strain NRRL Y-1140 chromosome B complete sequence genome contains a region encoding:
- a CDS encoding 40S ribosomal protein eS10 (highly similar to uniprot|P46784 Saccharomyces cerevisiae YMR230W RPS10B and to uniprot|Q08745 Saccharomyces cerevisiae YOR293W RPS10A Proteins component of the small (40S) ribosomal subunit): protein MLIPKEDRKKIYQHLFQEGVLVAKKDFNQPKHEEIDTKNLFVIKALQSLTSKGFVKTQFSWQYYYYTLTEEGVVYLREYLNLPEHIFPATYLAGQSGDQRPQGKKY from the coding sequence ATGTTAATTCCAAAGGAAGacagaaagaagatctaCCAACACTTGTTCCAAGAAGGTGTCTTGGTTGCCAAGAAGGACTTCAACCAACCAAAGcatgaagaaattgacacCAAGAACTTGTTTGTCATCAAGGCTTTGCAATCTTTGACTTCCAAGGGTTTTGTCAAGACTCAATTCTCATGGCAATACTACTACTACACCTTGACTGAAGAAGGTGTAGTTTACTTGAGAGAGTACTTGAACTTGCCAGAACACATCTTCCCAGCTACTTACTTGGCTGGTCAATCTGGTGACCAAAGACCACAAGGTAAGAAGTACTAA
- a CDS encoding uncharacterized protein (similar to uniprot|Q08743 Saccharomyces cerevisiae YOR292C) codes for MPLSLPEESGFASFESGLRDSLTNKIEQWKTITLNLIYSLRRFKILKITIIHWSILSTWIVLLLHFTSVYGSLYQSSALLATMCTNVLLFGTSDCLAQCISCFLSYKVDPVPEVVDKVTRNLVAGLSFRRTESFDDNYSDNVSIFNDYGVERPSFEGQTDTRNASPGIDSELRHDWDLDSNLDYDADGTSSSNNELFSFYRWICFMSWGWFLSFFQVPWYKFLNYFYTEDPTVVQVLERVLSDQLVYSPISLYCFFMYSNYIMEHGDAESFQIKIRNIYITTLGCNYLVWPLVQFINFLMVPKHLQVPFSSSVGVLWNCFLSMRNSSNSL; via the coding sequence ATGCCATTATCATTACCTGAGGAATCAGGGTTTGCCTCTTTTGAGTCCGGACTAAGAGACAGCCTTACCAATAAGATCGAACAATGGAAAACTATAACACTGAACCTAATTTATAGCTTACGACgattcaaaatattgaagatTACGATTATACATTGGTCCATTTTGTCTACTTGGATTGTTCTTCTACTGCACTTCACATCTGTTTACGGGTCTTTATACCAGTCTTCTGCATTGTTAGCCACCATGTGCACCAATGTACTCTTGTTCGGAACTTCAGATTGCTTGGCACAATGCATTTCATGTTTCTTATCATACAAAGTAGACCCGGTACCTGAAGTTGTCGATAAGGTAACTAGGAATTTAGTTGCAGGACTCTCGTTCCGTCGCACGGAATCCTTTGATGATAATTATAGTGACAACGTCTCGATATTCAACGACTATGGTGTCGAGAGACCTTCTTTCGAGGGTCAAACGGATACTCGCAATGCTAGTCCTGGCATTGATTCAGAGCTTCGTCATGACTGGGATCTTGACTCAAACTTGGATTACGATGCTGATGGTACATCGTCGTCTAACAATGAGCTTTTCAGCTTTTACAGATGGATCTGTTTTATGTCCTGGGGCTGGTTCCTATCATTCTTTCAAGTACCGTGGTACAAATTCTTAAATTATTTTTATACCGAGGATCCAACGGTGGTTCAAGTCCTGGAAAGAGTGCTATCAGATCAATTGGTTTATTCtccaatttctttataCTGTTTCTTCATGTATTCAAACTATATTATGGAACATGGTGATGCAGAATCTTTCCAAATTAAAATCAGAAACATATACATTACTACGTTGGGATGCAATTATCTTGTTTGGCCGCTGGTTCagttcatcaattttttaATGGTCCCTAAACACCTACAGGTTCCCTTCAGTTCATCGGTTGGCGTTCTATGGAACTGTTTCCTTTCAATgagaaattcttcaaactcCTTGTAA
- the YPK9 gene encoding putative acid anhydride hydrolase (similar to uniprot|Q12697 Saccharomyces cerevisiae YOR291W) has protein sequence MSSFDSRFTGIPHSANKSARPSFSSTRTGSSANTTTSSAILEQNNTEPYSGAAVETVPSSIVSFYHPHSFQSSGYGASAGSSTNLERRGRSSEHDPLLLSTTTSRRSSSSRGRGFQFFTEEQVENAEGITSSVENADYDMDWDAIPTYEQERLHIQPRSSKTSLRQDGNDYAMRTFTPNRKYSVRSRKSEDRLYSTSPRSSSSSSRYTLRDRIPAELEISTTHDVDDSELRSSASSESEDEEAEANDDYNSRAEEDQEQNKKSYHSEFLKPQYHSRFFPNNVPYLHYQRFYIAEEDLVVAIAGYRTSRFRLQCYYLLCIITLGLAFLVFRWKPTMRVKMIGEKTPLGKAEWVVVENEFGELTVESVKRRWYNRPLSTVLMETNEDRIGTPESRHYHHHETEWNPNLPILISFQYRYFTLVYSPIDDIFRSNSNWADPDWLDLEVVQHGLTSSIQEDRTLAFGKNSVNLKQKTVTEILFDEALHPFYVFQIFSIILWLADDYYYYAGCIFLISVLSIIDTVIETKKNSEKLADISHFNCEVRVYKDRFWTQVNSSDLVPGDLFEISDPSLVVLPCDAVLISGDCIVNESMLTGESVPVSKYAATEATMAQLLQDFKSSQVSSFVSKSFLFNGTKIIRVRNQPGQGMALALVIRTGFSTTKGSLVRSMVFPKPVGFKFYEDSFKYIGFMTLIAMFGFSISCIQFIRLGLEYKVMILRALDIITIVVPPALPATLTIGTSFALGRLKKKGIFCISPTRVNVGGKVDMMCFDKTGTLTEEGLDVLGIHFAKPEGSSTILQLSDLITDCDEVLQKHTLSDCNSAEEFKAKNFLVSLLTCHSLKHIDGELLGDPLDLKMFEFTKWAYEEGYESWKFKNAEDKTGISPAVVHPTSNCNFIENDPDNLIGVIRSFEFLSELRRMSVIVKGFKENTYWSFTKGAPEVIADICNPATIPKDFHELLHHYTHNGFRIIACAGKTLPKSSWLYSQKVSREEVEDNLEFLGFIVFENKLKSRTKAALKELQNANIRTVMCTGDNVLTAVSVGRDSGLISSERVFIPFLNDNLEESRHLLSWRDVDEEGSVLDAVTLKPLNDPEKSYTLAITGDIFRILFRNDEILPDDYISTVLMKGSIYARMSPDEKHELVEQLQKLDYNVGFCGDGANDCGALKAANIGISLSEAEASVAAPFTSAVFDISCVLDVIKEGRASLVTSFSCFQYMSLYSAIQFITITILYSRGSNLGDFQFLYIDLLLIVPIAISMSWSKPNSKLVKKRPSANLVSPKILVPLCLNITLILIFQLLPWIAVQYTSWYMKPVVGGDDAVQSSDNTVLFFVSNFQYILTAVVLSQGPPYREPMIKNIGFILDISLSMLVSFGLMYLNVQTWLGELLQLTNISDTFKWLILTTAAANYYASKYIPEKFKHLFKKKQSSKKYKNIDRKQQQLNFV, from the coding sequence ATGTCATCATTCGACAGCAGATTTACAGGAATACCCCATAGTGCGAATAAATCAGCAAGACCGTCCTTTTCTTCGACAAGGACGGGATCCAGCGCTAATACAACTACTTCATCAGCAATCTTGGAACAAAACAACACAGAACCATATTCTGGTGCTGCTGTAGAGACTGTACCAAGTTCTATCGTATCTTTCTATCATCCACATTCATTCCAATCTAGTGGTTATGGTGCTAGTGCTGGCTCTTCCACTAATTTGGAAAGGCGTGGTAGATCATCAGAACATGACCCTTTACTATTGAGTACAACAACCTCTCGTCGGTCTAGCTCTTCAAGAGGTCGTGGATTCCAGTTTTTCACAGAAGAACAGGTCGAAAATGCTGAAGGTATCACTTCTAGTGTAGAAAATGCTGATTATGATATGGATTGGGATGCCATACCGACATATGAGCAAGAACGTCTACATATTCAACCGAGGTCATCGAAAACATCATTGAGACAAGATGGTAACGACTATGCGATGAGAACTTTTACACCTAATCGAAAGTATTCAGTACGATCACGTAAAAGTGAAGATCGGTTGTACTCTACTTCCCCACGTTCTTCCTCAAGTTCCTCGAGATACACTCTAAGAGATAGAATTCCTGCCGAATTGGAAATTTCCACTACTCACGATGTAGATGATTCGGAGCTCAGATCGTCAGCTTCGTCAGAAAGTGAGGATGAGGAAGCTGAAGCTAATGACGATTACAATTCAAgagcagaagaagatcaggaacagaacaagaaatcttACCACTCTGAGTTCTTAAAGCCTCAGTACCATTCAAGATTTTTCCCCAACAACGTGCCATATTTGCATTATCAGAGATTTTACATCGCCGAAGAAGACCTAGTTGTTGCGATAGCTGGTTATCGCACATCAAGATTTAGGCTACAATGCTACTATCTACTTTGTATTATCACTTTGGGACTTGCATTTCTAGTCTTCAGATGGAAGCCGACCATGAGGGTGAAGATGATCGGGGAAAAGACACCATTGGGAAAAGCTGAATGGGTGGTTGTAGAGAATGAATTCGGAGAACTCACTGTCGAATcggtgaaaagaagatggtaTAATAGACCACTTAGTACAGTTCTTATGGAAACAAATGAGGATAGGATAGGAACACCAGAAAGTCGTCACTATCATCATCACGAAACTGAGTGGAACCCTAATTTGCCcattttgatttcttttcagtatAGATACTTTACGTTGGTGTACTCACCAATTGATGATATATTTAGAAGCAACAGCAATTGGGCTGATCCAGATTGGCTGGACTTGGAAGTTGTTCAGCACGGGCTTACATCTTCTATCCAAGAAGACAGAACACTTGCATTCGGTAAAAACTCTGtcaatttgaaacagaaaaccGTTACAGAGattttatttgatgaagCTCTTCATCCTTTTTATGTTTTCcagatcttttcaataattctttGGCTGGCGGATGATTACTATTATTACGCCGGATGTATCTTTCTCATCTCAGTCTTATCCATCATCGATACGGTGATAGAAACGAAAAAGAACTCCGAAAAACTAGCAGATATATCGCACTTCAATTGTGAGGTTAGAGTGTATAAAGACAGATTTTGGACTCAAGTGAACTCATCTGACCTAGTACCCGGAgatctctttgaaatatcagatCCATCGTTAGTGGTTTTACCTTGTGATGCTGTTTTAATATCTGGTGACTGTATTGTCAACGAATCTATGCTAACGGGAGAATCTGTTCcagtttcaaaatatgCGGCCACAGAAGCCACAATGGCTCAACTGTTACAGGACTTCAAATCGTCTCAAGTGTCTAGTTTCGTCTCAAAATCATTCTTATTCAACGGTACTAAAATCATTAGGGTCCGAAATCAACCAGGACAAGGAATGGCATTGGCACTGGTGATTAGAACGGGATTCTCCACAACCAAAGGTTCTTTGGTAAGGTCAATGGTGTTTCCAAAACCTGTGGGATTCAAATTTTACgaagattctttcaagtACATCGGTTTCATGACGCTGATTGCCATGTTTGGTTTCTCAATTAGTTGTATCCAATTCATCAGGTTGGGATTAGAGTATAAGGTTATGATACTAAGAGCGTTGGATATCATCACAATTGTGGTGCCACCGGCACTTCCCGCTACATTGACGATAGGAACAAGTTTTGCTTTAGGCAGACTCAAGAAGAAGGGTATTTTCTGTATTTCACCTACTAGGGTAAATGTCGGAGGAAAAGTGGATATGATGTGTTTTGACAAAACAGGTACATTGACAGAAGAGGGTTTAGACGTGTTGGGAATTCATTTTGCCAAACCTGAAGGCTCTTCTACCATTTTGCAACTAAGCGATTTGATAACTGACTGTGATGAAGTACTGCAAAAGCATACACTTTCCGATTGCAACAGTGCGGAAGAGTTCAAAGCGAAGAACTTTTTGGTTTCGCTTCTAACTTGCCATTCGTTGAAGCACATTGATGGTGAACTTTTAGGTGATCCACTAGATCTGAAAATGTTTGAGTTCACAAAATGGGCTTACGAAGAAGGCTATGAGAGCTGGAAGTTCAAGAATGCTGAAGATAAAACTGGCATCTCACCAGCGGTTGTACATCCAACGTCTAACTGTaactttattgaaaatgatcCTGATAACCTCATCGGTGTGATAAGAAGCTTCGAATTCTTGTCTGAATTAAGAAGAATGAGTGTCATTGTTAAGGGTTTCAAGGAAAACACTTACTGGTCGTTCACTAAGGGTGCACCCGAGGTAATTGCCGATATCTGCAACCCTGCCACAATTCCAAAAGACTTTCATGAATTGTTACACCATTACACGCATAATGGTTTTAGAATCATTGCCTGTGCTGGTAAGACCCTTCCTAAGAGTTCTTGGTTGTATTCCCAGAAAGTCAGCAGGGAAGAGGTTGAGGACAATCTAGAGTTTTTAGGTTTCATCGTTTTCGAAAATAAATTGAAGTCCCGTACCAAGGCTGCTCTAAAAGAGTTGCAGAATGCGAATATTCGTACAGTTATGTGTACCGGTGATAATGTTCTTACGGCTGTCTCTGTGGGTAGGGATTCAGGCCTAATATCGTCTGAAAGAGTCTTCATTCCTTTCTTAAACGACAATCTCGAAGAAAGCAGACATTTACTTTCTTGGAGAGacgttgatgaagaaggttCTGTCCTAGATGCTGTCACTTTAAAGCCTTTAAACGATCCAGAAAAGAGTTATACATTAGCCATAACCGGTGATATTTTCCGTATTCTCTTCagaaatgatgaaattttgcCAGATGATTATATCAGCACAGTTTTAATGAAGGGTTCAATTTACGCCAGAATGTCTCCAGATGAGAAGCACGAATTAGTGGAACAATTACAAAAATTAGATTACAACGTTGGTTTCTGTGGCGATGGAGCTAACGATTGTGGGGCTTTAAAAGCAGCCAATATTggtatttctttatcagaAGCGGAAGCATCAGTTGCTGCTCCATTTACTTCGGctgtttttgatatcagTTGCGTTCTGGACGTCATAAAGGAAGGTAGAGCATCATTGGTGACCTCCTTCTCCTGTTTCCAATATATGAGTTTGTACTCAgcaattcaattcattacCATTACCATCTTATACAGCAGAGGATCAAACCTAGGAGATTTCCAATTTTTATACATTGACTTATTGTTAATCGTTCCAATAGCTATTTCAATGTCATGGTCCAAGCCGAATAGCAAATTAGTGAAGAAAAGGCCTAGCGCTAATCTTGTTTCACCAAAGATATTGGTACCCCTTTGTCTGAACATCACTCTTatattgatattccaattACTACCATGGATTGCAGTTCAATACACCTCTTGGTATATGAAACCAGTTGTCGGTGGAGATGACGCCGTGCAATCCAGTGACAATACTGTTCTATTCTTCGTCTCTAATTTCCAGTACATTCTTACTGCAGTGGTTTTATCCCAAGGTCCTCCATACCGTGAACCTATGATTAAGAACATCGGGTTCATTTTGGacatttctctttctatGTTAGTTAGTTTTGGATTGATGTATTTGAATGTGCAAACCTGGTTAGGAGAATTGCTCCAGTTAACAAACATATCTGATACTTTCAAATGGTTAATCCTGACAACGGCTGCAGCTAATTACTACGCATCAAAATATATCCCCGAAAAGTTCAAACatttgttcaagaagaaacaaagtAGCAAGAAATACAAGAACATTGACAGGAAGCAGCAACAGCTAAACTTTGTATag
- the RRP5 gene encoding Rrp5p (similar to uniprot|Q05022 Saccharomyces cerevisiae YMR229C RRP5 Part of small ribosomal subunit (SSU) processosome containing U3 snoRNA) required for the synthesis of both 18S and 5.8S rRNAs) has protein sequence MVAPQSKRKRDDESPLVRQDATEAPAKSALSKSEEISFPRGGSSALSPLEVKQVGNEVVADVLFGKDESATGAEGPTKKKKKNAKNNFDQITTGDDEEKEDKTDLIEHFGMKQMTKGTIVLGQIQSISKHELKISLVDGLHGYVSLTDISEQMTKILENLDESMESDDEKNEDSEYDSSDDESDITTPKELPDLNKYFKIGQWLRCMVQNNSALESNKNKKLDLSIEPSVVNVFEDDDLAKNCPLQCSLKSIEDHGAILDIGIENLTGFISKKDIPEFSSLLPGMVFLATVTKRSGRTVNVNLDLASKNTKVEKISSIDAIVPGQSIDFLPQTITNHGVIGKAFGLITAFLPLPHSNFFTVEDLKHHYSIGDLVNARILATTIVKSGDKVAVVSTQPHIISLHPKLQETEALESFPVGYIFDSCTVKGRDSQFFYVSINNEQVGQIHLSKAGETEPTGTVKARILGYNNVDKLYTLTSDPALLDVKYLRSSDIPAGEVLSACEIVTVSGKGIELKIFNDQFKAFVPPLHISDTRLVYPERKFKIGSKVKGRVLNVDSVGRVTVTLKKSIVNADEESVTLVCKNDDIQTVESQELKTIGTVEIFKPNGCVISFFNNIKAFVPNKEISEAFVKKPQEHLRLGQSVLVKILNHDFERNRIIASCKISAESSSKQKSAIESLVVGKSIIDAIVIEKTKDSVIVESKDSGLRGVIYTGHLSDDRIEQNRASQKKLKINSEVRGLVLDKDIRTHVFNMSCKKSLIKDAEDGTLPLSFSDIKNKDKTEPMHGYVKSVSDRGVFVAFNGKFVGLVLPSYAAETRDIDIHKKYYINQSVTVYLLRTDEEHERFLLTILKQKTDVKKINSSVINPVDKSIKDLSDFTIGKVTKATITSVKKNQLNVTLADNVHGRISISEVFDSFEDIKEQKAPLSVYKKNDSLSVRVIGFHDIKSRKFLPISHTTSKSHLVELSAKPSSLTSPVSEKKLKDFTPEQTTFGFINNYSNDTAWLTITPTVKAKLPIFEISDEGHDFSLPIEEKYPIGTAVRVTVKSIDTEHDSLVVSARSHAISSISEIKEGDVLPARVISVQDTYVLLSLGKDVTGVSFITDALDDYSLSLKDVYDSKKKNIVSATVLNVDIDNNKINLSLRSSSPKDRTIISSSELKRGDIVRGFVKSITDKGVFISLSSVLQAFVPVSKLTDAFIKDWKKFFRRGQSVVGKVVNCDNDDRVLLTLRESEVNGQLNVLKSYSDINVGDIFQGSVKNVTDFGVFVKLDGTVNVTGLAHKSEVADAKIDNLQNLFGEGDKVKAIVLKTNPEKKQISLGLKASYFTNEKPETVEEGNEEEEELEGVDDLDIDMEDGQKESDASDKDEDKDEDQDEIMDDAQFGHSDSEAEDTTRPKNSAPVSTDGLSLSTGFDWTASILDQAQDEEESSEEDEDFIKSRKQKKKKTQIVQDKTVDINTRIPESVGDFERLIMGNPNSSVVWMNYMAFHLQLSEVEKAREIVERALKTINFREESEKLNIWIASLNLENTFGTEETVEDVFTKACQYMDSFTMHMKLLSIYQMSEKIEKAKELFKITAKKFGSEKVSIWVAWGEFLIDNNLIDEAHEVLGNSLKSLPTRNHIEVVRKFAQLEFSKGDPEQGRSLFEGLLADAPKRVDLWNVYIDQEIKHGEKSKAEDLFERVITKKITRKQAKFFFNKWLQFEEQKDDQKLVDYVKAKAAEYVKKNKSADTE, from the coding sequence ATGGTTGCTCCACAAagtaaaagaaagagagacGATGAGTCTCCTTTAGTAAGACAGGATGCTACCGAAGCACCAGCCAAATCTGCATTGAGTAAATCCGAGGAAATCTCATTTCCAAGAGGTGGTTCTTCTGCTTTATCCCCATTGGAAGTTAAGCAGGTTGGTAACGAAGTGGTTGCTGATGTTTTATTTGGCAAGGATGAATCAGCTACTGGTGCAGAGGGCccaacgaagaagaaaaagaagaatgcTAAGAATaattttgatcaaattaCCACaggtgatgatgaagaaaaagaggaCAAGACTGATTTAATTGAGCATTTTGgaatgaaacaaatgacCAAAGGGACCATTGTCTTGGGTCAAATCCAATCGATCAGCAAACATGAACTGAAAATATCTTTGGTGGACGGTTTGCATGGTTACGTCTCATTAACAGATATCTCTGAACAAATGACCaagattttggaaaatttgGACGAATCCATGGAAAgcgatgatgaaaaaaatgaggACTCAGAATACGATTcttcagatgatgaaagCGACATAACAACTCCTAAAGAATTACCTGATCTCaataaatatttcaaaatagGCCAATGGTTGAGGTGCATGGTACAAAATAACAGCGCTTTAGAATcaaacaagaacaaaaagttAGACTTATCCATCGAACCCTCTGTAGTAAACgtgtttgaagatgatgatttagCTAAAAACTGTCCACTACAGTGTTCGTTGAAAAGTATAGAAGATCACGGTGCCATTCTTGATATCGGTATTGAGAACTTAACAGGTTTTATCTCAAAGAAGGATATACCTGAATTCAGTTCTTTGTTACCAGGTATGGTGTTCTTAGCTACAGTGACGAAAAGATCTGGTAGAACTGTAAATGTCAACTTGGATTTGGCCAGTAAAAACACCAAGGTCGAAAAGATCTCTTCCATAGATGCCATCGTGCCGGGTCAATCGATTGACTTTTTACCTCAAACTATCACAAATCACGGTGTTATCGGTAAAGCCTTCGGTCTAATAACTGCATTTTTGCCATTGCCAcattccaatttctttacGGTAGAGGATTTGAAGCATCACTACTCCATTGGTGACTTAGTCAATGCTAGAATTTTGGCAACCACTATAGTGAAAAGCGGCGATAAAGTTGCTGTCGTTTCCACACAACCTCATATCATCTCATTGCATCCAAAATTACAGGAGACCGAAGCGTTAGAATCTTTCCCCGTTGGCTATATCTTCGATTCTTGCACAGTTAAAGGCAGGGATAGTCAATTTTTCTACGTATCAATCAACAATGAACAGGTGGGACAAATTCATTTGTCAAAGGCAGGAGAAACTGAACCAACGGGAACTGTGAAAGCAAGAATACTCGGCTATAACAATGTAGATAAACTTTACACATTGACGTCTGATCCAGCCTTACTTGATGTCAAATACCTAAGATCGTCCGATATTCCAGCAGGCGAAGTTTTGAGCGCTTGTGAGATTGTCACAGTGTCAGGAAAAGGTATTGAATtaaaaattttcaatgatcaATTTAAGGCATTTGTTCCTCCCTTACACATATCTGATACCAGACTTGTGTATCCTGAAagaaaattcaaaattggTTCAAAGGTTAAAGGTAGAGTTCTCAATGTCGATTCTGTGGGCCGTGTCACTGtgacattgaaaaagtCTATTGTAAATGCAGACGAAGAATCTGTGACGTTAGTCTGCaaaaatgatgatattcAGACTGTTGAAAgtcaagaattgaaaacaattggtactgttgaaatattcaagCCTAATGGTTGTGTTATCTCGTTCtttaataatatcaaagcTTTCGTTccaaacaaagaaatttcagaaGCATTTGTAAAGAAACCACAAGAACACTTAAGACTAGGACAAAGTGTTTTGGTtaaaattttgaatcatgacttcgaaagaaacagaattaTTGCTTCTTGTAAAATTTCAGCAGAGTCTTCTTCCAAGCAAAAGAGTGCTATTGAATCTTTAGTTGTCGGTAAATCTATCATCGATGCAAttgttattgaaaagaCTAAAGATTCCGTCATCGTAGAATCTAAAGATTCAGGGTTGCGCGGTGTTATTTACACCGGCCATTTGTCAGATGATagaattgaacaaaacaGAGCTTCGCAGAAAAAGTTAAAGATTAACTCTGAAGTTAGAGGTTTGGTTTTGGACAAGGACATCAGGACTCATGTGTTCAACATGTCCTGTAAAAAATCATTGATTAAAGATGCTGAAGACGGTACCCTTCCTTTAAGTTTTTCCGAcatcaaaaataaagacAAAACAGAACCGATGCATGGTTACGTTAAATCTGTTTCTGACCGTGGTGTTTTTGTTGCATTCAATGGTAAATTTGTCGGTTTGGTTTTACCAAGTTATGCAGCAGAAACCAGagatattgatattcatAAGAAATACTACATCAATCAATCCGTGACCGTGTATTTATTGAGAACAGATGAGGAACATGAAAGATTTTTATTGACTATTTTAAAACAAAAGACCGATGTTAAGAAGATCAATTCATCTGTAATTAACCCAGTCGACAAGTCTATCAAAGATTTGTCGGACTTCACTATCGGTAAGGTTACAAAGGCTACAATTACATCAGTTAAGAAGAACCAGCTTAACGTTACGTTGGCTGATAATGTACATGGTCGTATCAGTATTTCTGAAGTTTTCGACAGTTTcgaagatatcaaagaacaaaaggCACCATTAAGTGTGTACAAGAAAAATGATTCACTCTCAGTCAGAGTTATCGGGTTCCACGATATTAAAAGCCGTAAATTCTTACCAATTTCTCACACAACATCCAAGAGCCATCTAGTCGAACTGAGCGCAAAGCCATCTTCATTAACTTCTCCAGTTTCCGAAAAGAAACTCAAGGACTTCACTCCAGAGCAAACAACCTTTGGATTCATTAATAATTATAGCAACGATACCGCATGGTTGACTATCACTCCTACTGTCAAGGCCAAACTACCAATCTTTGAGATCTCAGATGAAGGTCATGACTTTTCCTTAccaattgaagagaaataCCCAATAGGTACAGCTGTCAGAGTAACCGTCAAATCTATTGATACTGAGCATGATTCACTAGTTGTTTCTGCTAGATCGCACGCCATCTCCTCTATTtcagaaattaaagaaggCGATGTTCTACCTGCTAGGGTAATTTCTGTTCAGGATACTTACGTTTTATTGTCTTTAGGTAAAGATGTTACTGGTGTTTCATTCATAACCGATGCTTTAGATGATTATTCTCTATCGTTGAAAGATGTCTATGACtccaaaaagaagaacattgTTTCCGCCACAGTTTTGAATGTTGACATAGACAATAACAAGATCAATTTATCCTTGcgttcttcttctccaaagGACCGTACCATCATCTCCTCCTCTGAATTGAAGAGAGGTGATATTGTTCGTGGTTTTGTTAAATCTATCACTGACAAAGGTGTTTTTATTAGTTTGAGCAGTGTATTGCAAGCATTCGTTCCAGTTTCCAAGCTTACGGATGCCTTTATCAAGgattggaagaaatttttcagaaGAGGTCAAAGTGTTGTCGGTAAGGTTGTGAACTGTGATAATGATGATCGCGTACTATTAACTTTGAGGGAATCTGAAGTCAACGGTCAATTGAACGTATTAAAATCATACTCTGATATTAATGTGGGCGATATTTTCCAAGGTTCTGTGAAGAATGTTACTGACTTTGGTGTTTTCGTAAAGTTGGACGGTACAGTCAACGTAACTGGTTTGGCCCACAAAAGTGAAGTCGCTGACGCTAAAATAGATAATTTACAAAACCTTTTCGGTGAAGGTGACAAAGTTAAAGCAATCGTCTTAAAGACCAATCctgaaaagaagcaaatATCTCTAGGTTTGAAGGCTTCATACTTCACTAACGAGAAGCCTGAAAccgttgaagaaggtaatgaagaagaagaagagctcGAAGGTGTAGATGATCTAGATATCGATATGGAAGATGGACAGAAGGAAAGCGATGCTTCCGACAAAGATGAAGACAAAGATGAAGACCAAGATGAGATCATGGACGATGCTCAATTTGGACATTCCGATTCAGAAGCGGAAGACACAACTAGACCTAAAAATTCTGCCCCAGTCAGCACTGACGGACTTTCATTGAGTACCGGATTCGATTGGACTGCAAGCATCCTTGACCAAGCTcaagacgaagaagaatcctccgaagaagatgaggacTTCATTAAATCTAggaagcaaaagaagaagaagactcAGATTGTTCAAGATAAGACTGTTGATATCAACACCAGGATTCCAGAATCCGTAGGCGACTTTGAACGTTTAATCATGGGTAATCCAAACTCTTCCGTGGTATGGATGAACTACATGGCTTTCCATTTACAACTAAGTGAAGTCGAAAAAGCCCGTGAGATCGTTGAACGTGCACTGAAGACCATCAATTTCAGAGAGGAATCTGAAAAGCTTAACATATGGATTGCTTCACTCAATTTGGAGAATACTTTCGGTACCGAAGAAACAGTTGAAGATGTTTTCACTAAGGCGTGCCAGTACATGGACTCCTTTACGATGCATATGAAACTATTGTCTATCTATCAAATGAGTGAGAAGATAGAAAAGGCCAAGgaacttttcaaaataaCTGCAAAGAAATTCGGAAGTGAAAAGGTATCAATATGGGTCGCTTGGGGTGAATTTTTGATTGACAACAATTTAATAGACGAGGCTCATGAAGTTCTAGGAAACTCTTTAAAATCCCTACCAACACGTAACCATATCGAAGTAGTCAGAAAGTTTGCACAATTAGAATTCAGTAAAGGTGACCCAGAACAAGGTCGTTCCTTATTTGAAGGTCTTTTGGCAGATGCTCCAAAGAGAGTCGATCTATGGAATGTGTACattgatcaagaaattaAACATGGTGAAAAATCCAAGGCTGAGgatctctttgaaagagttaTCACTAAAAAGATCACTAGAAAACAAGcaaagttctttttcaacaaGTGGttacaatttgaagaacagaAGGACGATCAAAAACTGGTCGACTATGTTAAAGCCAAGGCTGCTGAATATGTtaaaaagaacaaatcGGCGGACACCGAGTAA